Proteins from a genomic interval of Rhodopseudomonas julia:
- a CDS encoding TraR/DksA family transcriptional regulator → MDDLDPTQIAELRQRIENELAELEALSQASAEGSRPVELDQQSVGRISRMDAMQVQAMALASQKRRTARIDGLKAALRRLSDGRLSQGEYGYCASCDEPIAFGRLKADPMARLCLACARLGET, encoded by the coding sequence ATGGACGATCTCGATCCGACACAGATCGCCGAATTGCGCCAGCGCATCGAGAACGAGCTCGCAGAGCTCGAGGCTCTGTCGCAGGCGAGTGCGGAGGGAAGCCGGCCGGTCGAACTCGACCAGCAGAGCGTCGGGCGAATTTCGCGCATGGATGCGATGCAGGTGCAGGCAATGGCGCTCGCGTCGCAGAAACGCCGGACCGCCCGCATCGACGGGCTGAAAGCGGCGCTCAGGCGGCTGTCTGACGGGCGCCTGTCTCAAGGAGAATACGGCTATTGCGCGAGCTGTGATGAGCCGATTGCCTTCGGGCGCCTGAAGGCCGATCCGATGGCACGGCTTTGCCTTGCCTGTGCGCGTCTTGGAGAAACCTGA
- a CDS encoding nickel/cobalt efflux transporter: MDMSGMIAAGGSNPVLLAAMALVLGALHGLEPGHSKTMIAAYIVAIRGTVGQAALLGVAAALSHSLIVWVLAILGMRFGSEMIGEQTEPFFVMISGAIILAIAMWMLWQTQRATRTAKTHPLGTHPNGAHDHMHGHDHPHPHERPHPDPHEHPHSHGHAHGHDHGALDAHAAAHARDLEARIGAGKTSTWQTILFGLSGGLIPCAAAITVLLLCLQIGKFWLGITLVAAFSTGLALMLVAVGAVAALGIGFISARSSRFDAVMAKAPYLSAMLVAAIGVFMIVSGWSHADMHLL, encoded by the coding sequence ATGGATATGAGCGGGATGATCGCCGCGGGCGGCAGCAATCCGGTCCTGCTTGCGGCCATGGCGCTCGTTCTCGGCGCGCTGCACGGGCTGGAGCCTGGGCATTCCAAGACAATGATCGCCGCCTATATCGTTGCCATCCGCGGCACGGTGGGGCAGGCGGCCCTTCTCGGCGTCGCGGCGGCGCTTTCCCATTCGCTCATCGTCTGGGTTCTGGCGATCCTCGGCATGCGCTTCGGCTCCGAGATGATCGGCGAACAGACAGAACCCTTCTTCGTGATGATTTCGGGGGCGATCATCCTGGCGATCGCCATGTGGATGCTGTGGCAGACGCAGCGGGCCACCAGGACGGCCAAGACACATCCGCTTGGGACACATCCGAATGGGGCGCATGACCACATGCACGGGCACGATCATCCGCATCCGCACGAGCGCCCGCATCCTGATCCCCATGAGCACCCGCACAGCCATGGACACGCGCATGGTCACGATCATGGGGCGCTCGATGCGCATGCCGCCGCGCATGCGCGCGATCTGGAGGCGCGGATCGGGGCGGGCAAGACCTCGACATGGCAGACGATCCTGTTCGGGCTGTCCGGCGGGCTCATCCCCTGTGCCGCGGCGATCACCGTGCTGCTTCTCTGCCTGCAGATCGGCAAGTTCTGGCTCGGCATCACGCTGGTCGCCGCTTTCAGCACCGGCCTTGCCTTGATGCTCGTCGCCGTCGGTGCTGTCGCCGCGCTCGGCATCGGCTTCATCTCCGCCCGCTCGTCGCGCTTCGATGCGGTGATGGCGAAGGCGCCTTATCTTTCGGCCATGCTGGTGGCCGCGATCGGCGTCTTCATGATCGTCTCCGGCTGGAGCCACGCAGATATGCACCTCCTCTGA
- a CDS encoding PepSY domain-containing protein codes for MKKLMTVTVLALGAMTAGTAFASDDARCNAPMAEWQPREALQEQLEGKGWEVRQIKTEDGCYEAYAIDDQGKRVEAYFDPKTLEMVRQGRGDRD; via the coding sequence ATGAAGAAGCTGATGACCGTCACCGTTCTGGCCCTCGGCGCGATGACCGCCGGCACCGCTTTTGCGAGCGACGACGCACGCTGCAACGCCCCGATGGCGGAATGGCAGCCGCGCGAAGCGCTGCAGGAGCAGCTTGAGGGCAAGGGCTGGGAAGTGCGCCAGATCAAGACCGAAGACGGCTGCTACGAAGCCTATGCGATCGACGACCAGGGCAAGCGCGTCGAAGCCTATTTCGATCCTAAGACCCTTGAGATGGTCCGCCAGGGCCGCGGGGATCGCGACTGA
- the cbiQ gene encoding cobalt ECF transporter T component CbiQ, whose amino-acid sequence MSHVLSAGRRALTDTGEARGTLIDGIDVRTRIVVAVAFAIVMVSLQDLAVLTTGLLAAFFLMLSARLPVARTLKRMAMMDSFIIFLIAMLPFTVPGDAMFTVFGFAASWQGLRQAAEIALTANAVILALMALVGSTEPVTLGHALRRLMVPEKLIYLLMFTVRYVDVLQQEYQRLRMAMKARGFRPSNNRHTYRSVGYLVGMMLVRAIERSERILGAMKCRGFTGRMPLFDTLAFTYRDVVFATGVTVFLACLIGAQAMR is encoded by the coding sequence ATGAGCCACGTTCTCTCAGCCGGACGGCGCGCGCTCACCGATACGGGCGAGGCCCGGGGCACGCTGATCGATGGCATCGACGTGCGCACCCGCATCGTGGTTGCTGTCGCCTTCGCCATCGTGATGGTGAGCCTGCAGGATCTCGCCGTGCTGACGACGGGGCTTTTGGCCGCGTTCTTTCTGATGCTGTCGGCGCGGCTGCCTGTTGCGCGGACGCTCAAACGCATGGCGATGATGGACAGCTTCATCATCTTCCTGATCGCCATGCTGCCGTTCACCGTGCCGGGCGATGCGATGTTCACCGTCTTCGGCTTCGCGGCGAGCTGGCAGGGGCTGCGGCAGGCGGCTGAGATCGCGCTGACGGCGAACGCCGTGATCCTCGCCTTGATGGCGCTCGTCGGCTCCACCGAGCCGGTGACGCTCGGCCATGCGCTCAGGCGTTTGATGGTGCCGGAAAAGCTCATCTACCTCCTGATGTTCACCGTGCGCTATGTCGACGTGCTCCAGCAGGAATATCAGCGCTTGCGCATGGCGATGAAGGCTCGCGGATTTCGCCCCTCGAACAACCGGCACACCTATCGCTCCGTCGGTTATCTCGTCGGAATGATGCTGGTGCGGGCGATCGAGCGGTCGGAGCGCATTCTCGGCGCCATGAAATGCCGGGGCTTTACCGGCCGGATGCCGCTGTTCGACACGCTCGCATTCACTTACCGCGACGTTGTGTTTGCCACCGGCGTGACGGTCTTCCTCGCCTGTCTCATCGGCGCGCAGGCGATGCGCTGA
- a CDS encoding MFS transporter, translating to MLSRHLQLFRAEPRILAFGASAAFLSSPGQTFFIALFVAPIAASLSYSSAEMGGIYLAATLTSASLLPAVGHWIDRVDLRLYVTIVLAGLAAACLSASMAENGLMLFVSFLFLRMCGQGLMTHIQATSVARYFVNRRGLALSITAMGLPLAIAVTPNLAAFLIGEIGWRAAYVVVGVFLIAVALPWLLWLTRHQSRFTTPLARAAGTPAPRVLDGLKIVATTRYFWLALPILVYMPFTATALTFHIVPIGEAQGWPGGLIATGFTLMALGDLCGLIVSGFIVDRLTARRMVPLMNLPLFVGIAVMGSSSSTLALITFFVCLGLSSGLVQTTFGSVWAEVYGVARLGTVRSFAAMLMVAGTAAGPAALGLALDSGLSIATIATGFVALGLAAALLSAFGVSQKVVLPAEDIV from the coding sequence ATGCTTTCCAGACATCTGCAATTGTTTCGCGCCGAGCCGCGCATTCTCGCTTTCGGGGCCTCCGCGGCCTTTCTGTCGAGTCCGGGGCAGACTTTCTTCATTGCGCTCTTCGTGGCGCCGATCGCCGCGAGCCTCAGCTATTCGAGCGCCGAGATGGGCGGGATCTATCTCGCCGCGACGCTGACGTCTGCGAGCCTGTTGCCGGCGGTCGGGCATTGGATCGATAGGGTCGATCTCCGGCTTTACGTGACGATCGTGCTCGCCGGCCTCGCCGCCGCCTGCCTGTCCGCATCGATGGCGGAAAACGGCCTCATGCTCTTCGTCTCGTTCCTGTTTTTGAGGATGTGCGGGCAGGGGCTGATGACGCATATCCAGGCGACCTCGGTGGCACGCTACTTCGTCAATCGCCGTGGGCTGGCACTGTCGATCACGGCGATGGGGCTGCCGCTCGCCATCGCCGTCACGCCCAATCTCGCCGCCTTTCTGATCGGCGAGATCGGCTGGCGCGCGGCCTATGTGGTCGTCGGCGTCTTCCTCATCGCCGTCGCCCTGCCATGGCTTTTGTGGCTGACGCGCCACCAATCGCGCTTCACGACGCCGCTTGCGCGTGCGGCGGGTACGCCCGCACCGCGGGTTCTCGACGGGCTCAAGATCGTCGCCACGACGCGGTATTTCTGGCTGGCGCTGCCGATCCTCGTCTACATGCCGTTCACGGCGACCGCGCTCACCTTCCACATCGTACCCATCGGCGAGGCGCAGGGATGGCCGGGCGGATTGATCGCGACCGGTTTCACACTCATGGCCTTGGGCGATCTCTGCGGCCTCATCGTCTCCGGTTTCATCGTCGACAGGCTGACGGCGCGGCGCATGGTGCCGCTGATGAACCTGCCGTTGTTCGTCGGGATCGCCGTGATGGGATCGTCGTCGAGCACGCTTGCGCTCATCACCTTCTTTGTCTGTCTCGGTTTGTCGTCAGGCCTCGTGCAGACGACCTTCGGCTCGGTCTGGGCGGAGGTCTATGGCGTTGCCCGGCTTGGGACGGTGCGGAGTTTTGCGGCGATGCTGATGGTGGCGGGGACGGCCGCGGGGCCCGCGGCGCTCGGCCTGGCGCTCGACAGCGGCCTGTCTATCGCTACGATCGCGACGGGCTTCGTCGCACTCGGTCTCGCCGCGGCGCTGCTTTCTGCCTTCGGCGTGTCTCAGAAAGTGGTGCTGCCGGCCGAGGACATTGTCTGA
- a CDS encoding metal-sensing transcriptional repressor: MKHSSHGDVVKRLKRAEGHLRHTIAMIEEGRPCPDVAQQLHAVSRAIEQAKRLYIHDHIDHCLDGSIEDGADRASLVEEFKEISKYL, from the coding sequence ATGAAGCACAGTTCACACGGCGATGTCGTCAAGCGGCTGAAACGGGCCGAGGGGCATCTCAGGCATACGATCGCGATGATCGAGGAGGGGCGGCCTTGCCCCGATGTGGCGCAGCAGCTGCACGCCGTCTCCAGGGCGATCGAACAGGCCAAGCGCCTCTACATCCACGACCATATCGATCACTGCCTCGACGGCAGCATCGAAGACGGGGCGGATCGTGCGAGCCTCGTCGAAGAGTTCAAGGAAATCTCGAAGTACTTGTGA
- a CDS encoding threonine/serine ThrE exporter family protein, whose translation MTDRNDPVVMRHRNLEKIAMTALAVGRTLVETGAKTDVVRQGMTMVAEGLGADQIHARIGFASLSLTVTSGENTITRMRTVGAHGVNLRLNHGVRRLCTQVKHHDMTVASTIEALTHLIAKTPRHPWYLVALAVGLACASFGRLLGIDWSAFMPVLVGGALGQAVRHFLLKAHTNPFVVAAIVACVAATTAGFGSELMASPMLQTAMFSSVLLLVPGVPVLNAQTDIMEGYPTMGSARAMTVLMILVFVTVGVWAAQMALGVGGPKTPPIMHGVLHQALFGATAAFGFGILFNFGWRTLFWAALAGGLALSVRTVGLELGWSLAAASFMAAAAVGVAVRLLNLLPDRFGPAGNVLAVAGCIPMVPGSAASQGIMGLMELTAQAPVDAHATLLFTVEYTLRAIFTMGAIGAGLTIVTSVLRRPDFPAWSENVGLGAR comes from the coding sequence ATGACGGACAGAAACGATCCGGTCGTGATGCGCCACAGGAATTTGGAAAAGATCGCCATGACGGCATTGGCTGTCGGGCGGACGCTCGTCGAAACCGGGGCCAAGACGGATGTGGTGCGCCAGGGCATGACGATGGTGGCCGAGGGGCTCGGCGCGGATCAGATCCACGCGCGCATCGGCTTTGCCTCGCTGTCGCTGACGGTAACGAGCGGCGAGAACACCATCACGCGTATGCGCACGGTCGGGGCGCATGGCGTCAATCTGCGCCTGAACCACGGCGTGCGCCGTCTGTGCACGCAGGTGAAGCATCATGACATGACGGTCGCCTCGACCATCGAGGCGCTGACACATCTCATCGCCAAGACGCCGCGGCATCCCTGGTATCTGGTGGCGCTCGCCGTCGGGCTCGCCTGCGCCTCCTTCGGGCGCCTTCTGGGCATCGACTGGTCGGCCTTCATGCCGGTCCTCGTCGGCGGAGCGCTCGGCCAGGCGGTGCGGCATTTCCTGCTCAAGGCGCACACCAACCCCTTCGTGGTCGCGGCGATCGTCGCCTGCGTCGCCGCCACCACGGCCGGCTTCGGCTCGGAGCTCATGGCAAGCCCGATGCTGCAGACGGCGATGTTCTCCTCCGTGCTTCTCCTCGTGCCGGGCGTGCCCGTGCTCAATGCGCAGACGGACATCATGGAGGGCTATCCGACGATGGGCAGCGCCCGCGCCATGACGGTCCTGATGATCCTCGTCTTCGTCACTGTCGGTGTCTGGGCCGCGCAGATGGCGCTCGGCGTCGGCGGGCCGAAGACGCCACCGATCATGCACGGCGTTCTTCATCAGGCGCTCTTCGGAGCAACCGCGGCCTTCGGCTTCGGCATTCTCTTCAATTTCGGCTGGCGGACGCTGTTCTGGGCGGCGCTGGCCGGCGGGCTGGCGCTCAGCGTGCGCACGGTCGGGCTCGAGCTCGGCTGGAGCCTTGCCGCCGCCTCGTTCATGGCGGCCGCCGCCGTCGGCGTCGCCGTGCGGCTCCTCAATCTTCTGCCGGACCGGTTCGGGCCCGCCGGAAACGTTCTGGCCGTCGCCGGCTGCATCCCGATGGTGCCGGGAAGTGCCGCATCGCAGGGAATCATGGGGCTCATGGAATTGACGGCACAGGCGCCGGTCGATGCCCATGCGACGCTGCTCTTCACGGTGGAATACACCTTGCGTGCCATCTTCACGATGGGCGCGATTGGGGCGGGGCTCACCATCGTGACCTCGGTGCTGCGGCGGCCCGATTTTCCCGCCTGGAGCGAGAACGTCGGCCTCGGCGCGCGGTGA
- a CDS encoding DUF4198 domain-containing protein: MKFRKFACAALTSAAFLLPAAAEAHFQLIYTPEVNLAEPGDVPLKLIFWHPFENGHVMDMGAPEEFYAVFRGKKIDLKDSLKPITFEGLENSAQAFDATLPAKRAGDYTLVVVPQPYYEESEDIYIQQIAKAYLNRAQLPTDWAEPKGLATEIVPLDRPTNILAGSSFTGRVLSEGKPVAGAEIEVEYMAAEPSMDDNKPSEPKASPMPGGAVVAMSDENGYFTFGVPKAGFWGFAALGTGPQTEFEGKELSQDAVIWVRAYDVE, translated from the coding sequence ATGAAATTTCGTAAGTTTGCCTGTGCCGCCCTCACATCGGCGGCGTTCCTTCTTCCCGCCGCAGCCGAAGCGCATTTTCAGCTGATCTACACGCCCGAGGTGAACCTCGCCGAGCCGGGCGATGTGCCGCTGAAGCTCATCTTCTGGCACCCGTTCGAGAACGGCCATGTCATGGATATGGGCGCGCCGGAAGAGTTCTACGCCGTCTTCCGCGGCAAGAAGATCGATCTCAAGGACAGCCTCAAGCCGATCACCTTCGAGGGGCTCGAAAACAGCGCCCAAGCCTTCGATGCCACGCTGCCGGCCAAGCGTGCCGGCGATTACACGCTCGTCGTCGTGCCTCAGCCCTATTACGAGGAGAGCGAGGACATCTACATCCAGCAGATCGCCAAGGCCTATCTCAACCGGGCGCAATTGCCGACCGATTGGGCCGAGCCCAAAGGGCTTGCGACGGAAATCGTGCCGCTCGATCGCCCGACCAACATTCTGGCCGGTTCCAGCTTTACGGGCCGGGTGCTGTCGGAGGGCAAGCCTGTCGCGGGTGCCGAGATCGAAGTCGAATACATGGCGGCCGAACCCTCCATGGACGACAACAAGCCCTCTGAGCCCAAAGCCTCGCCGATGCCGGGCGGTGCCGTCGTCGCGATGAGCGACGAGAACGGCTACTTCACCTTCGGCGTTCCGAAGGCCGGTTTCTGGGGCTTTGCCGCGCTCGGCACGGGCCCGCAGACGGAGTTCGAGGGCAAAGAGCTCTCGCAGGACGCCGTCATCTGGGTGCGCGCTTACGACGTCGAATGA
- a CDS encoding energy-coupling factor ABC transporter ATP-binding protein, with the protein MSELIALSDIHFAYPSGPPVLKGVDMCLMPGERLCIGGHNGAGKSTLLHIIVGLLRPSRGRITAFGAPRRDEKDFHEVRCRAGFVFQDPDDQLFCPTVAEDIAFGPLNLGKSRDEAMAIVDDVLERLDLVSFRDRITHKLSGGEKRLVTLAAVLAMEPEVLLLDEPTNALDVDNKARLKEILLSLPQAMILVSHDHRFRGDVSTRTVVMSHGRLVERDMHCTATDETG; encoded by the coding sequence ATGTCTGAGCTGATCGCCCTGTCAGATATCCATTTCGCCTATCCTTCGGGACCGCCGGTCCTCAAGGGCGTCGATATGTGTCTGATGCCGGGCGAGAGGCTTTGCATCGGCGGGCATAACGGTGCGGGCAAGTCGACGCTCCTGCACATCATCGTCGGGCTGTTGCGGCCGTCGCGCGGCCGCATCACCGCCTTCGGAGCTCCGCGGCGCGACGAGAAGGATTTCCACGAGGTGCGCTGTCGCGCGGGCTTCGTCTTCCAGGATCCGGACGATCAGCTCTTCTGCCCAACGGTGGCGGAGGATATCGCCTTCGGGCCGCTCAATCTCGGCAAGAGCCGCGACGAGGCGATGGCGATCGTCGACGATGTGCTCGAGCGTCTCGATCTCGTCAGTTTCCGCGACCGCATCACCCACAAGCTCTCGGGCGGCGAGAAGCGGCTCGTGACGCTCGCCGCCGTTCTGGCGATGGAGCCGGAGGTCCTGCTTCTCGACGAGCCGACCAATGCGCTCGACGTCGACAACAAGGCGCGGCTGAAAGAGATCCTCCTGTCGCTGCCGCAGGCGATGATCCTCGTCTCCCACGACCATCGTTTTCGGGGCGATGTCTCCACTCGCACCGTCGTCATGTCGCATGGCCGGCTGGTGGAGCGCGACATGCATTGCACGGCAACGGACGAGACCGGCTAG
- a CDS encoding cytochrome b/b6 domain-containing protein, translating into MDEPTIKVWDPLVRLFHWSLVASFTIAWLTGDELMSVHEWAGYAAGALVAFRVMWGLVGPKYARFGQFVRSPGNVVRYLKAAFGGEEPRYIGHNPIGALMVLTLILAMAATAATGWMMTLDAYWGVEWVEEAHEALANIMLALVLAHIAGVLFESYRHKENLVKAMIGGSKRAPRPADIA; encoded by the coding sequence ATGGATGAACCGACGATCAAGGTCTGGGACCCCCTCGTCAGGCTCTTTCACTGGAGCCTGGTGGCGAGCTTCACGATCGCCTGGTTGACCGGCGACGAATTGATGTCGGTGCATGAATGGGCGGGATATGCGGCCGGCGCCCTCGTCGCCTTCCGCGTCATGTGGGGTCTCGTCGGCCCGAAATATGCCCGCTTCGGCCAGTTCGTCCGCTCGCCCGGCAACGTGGTGCGCTACCTGAAGGCCGCATTCGGTGGCGAAGAGCCCCGCTACATCGGCCACAACCCGATCGGCGCCCTGATGGTTTTGACCCTCATCCTCGCCATGGCCGCGACGGCCGCCACCGGCTGGATGATGACGCTCGATGCCTATTGGGGTGTGGAATGGGTGGAAGAAGCCCATGAGGCCTTGGCCAACATCATGCTGGCCCTGGTGCTCGCTCATATCGCCGGCGTGCTCTTTGAGAGCTATCGCCACAAAGAGAACCTCGTCAAAGCCATGATCGGCGGCAGCAAACGTGCCCCCCGCCCCGCCGACATTGCTTGA
- a CDS encoding cobalt ABC transporter permease: MKKLCAALVFLALLPAPQALAHKVIASVYASGDVVEGEVGFSNGDMASDATVEVFDDNGNKLGETVTDETGAFTYKPEKAVPLVFKANLGAGHVAQVRMSAEELPEIGGAEASSPALVAAEAAAGAAEPASSGTVGATAQSSGVDLAALLEAQHKMITEAVQKQVIPLRRDIDAYKEKHDMQSILGGIGYIFGIFGVAFYIAARRKMTAA; the protein is encoded by the coding sequence ATGAAAAAACTCTGCGCAGCCCTCGTTTTCCTGGCTCTTCTGCCCGCACCGCAGGCTCTCGCCCACAAGGTCATCGCCTCCGTCTATGCGTCCGGCGATGTCGTGGAAGGCGAGGTCGGCTTTTCCAACGGCGATATGGCGAGCGATGCGACGGTCGAGGTTTTCGACGACAACGGCAACAAGCTCGGCGAGACGGTAACCGACGAGACCGGAGCCTTCACCTACAAGCCCGAAAAGGCGGTGCCGCTCGTCTTCAAGGCCAATCTGGGTGCCGGCCATGTCGCGCAGGTGCGGATGTCGGCCGAGGAGCTGCCGGAGATCGGCGGTGCGGAGGCCTCATCGCCGGCGCTGGTCGCTGCCGAAGCTGCGGCCGGTGCCGCCGAGCCGGCGTCTTCCGGGACTGTGGGGGCGACCGCCCAAAGCTCCGGCGTCGATCTCGCCGCGCTTCTTGAAGCGCAGCACAAGATGATCACCGAGGCGGTGCAGAAACAGGTGATCCCGCTCAGGCGCGATATCGACGCCTATAAGGAGAAGCACGACATGCAGAGCATCCTCGGTGGGATCGGCTATATCTTCGGCATCTTCGGCGTCGCGTTCTATATCGCGGCCCGGCGCAAGATGACGGCGGCCTGA
- the cbiM gene encoding cobalt transporter CbiM yields the protein MHIVDGALANDVVIGGAVLAAGGIALGLKSLTAEKMPAAGVLSATFFVASLIHVPIGPSSVHLIMNGLAGLVLGWAAFPALFVGLLLQAVFFGFGGLTVLGVNTLNIALPAVIVYYLCRRGIASNSLTVAAISGAIGGGLAIALTTAFVAIALALSGDEFIPAAKLVFFAHIPIMIIEALVTGAAVVLARRVKPELFATFNRSAAEEVAL from the coding sequence ATGCATATTGTCGACGGTGCGCTCGCCAATGACGTCGTCATCGGGGGTGCGGTGCTCGCGGCCGGGGGCATCGCGCTCGGCCTTAAATCGCTGACGGCGGAAAAGATGCCGGCAGCCGGGGTGTTGAGCGCGACGTTCTTCGTCGCCTCGCTCATCCATGTCCCGATCGGTCCCTCCAGCGTCCATCTCATCATGAACGGTCTGGCCGGGCTGGTGCTCGGCTGGGCCGCCTTTCCGGCGCTTTTCGTCGGGCTTCTCCTGCAAGCGGTGTTCTTCGGTTTCGGAGGGCTCACCGTGCTCGGGGTCAATACGCTCAACATCGCGCTGCCGGCGGTGATCGTCTATTATCTGTGCCGACGCGGGATCGCCTCCAATTCGCTGACGGTTGCCGCGATTTCAGGCGCCATCGGCGGGGGGCTCGCGATCGCGCTGACGACGGCGTTTGTCGCGATCGCTCTCGCACTTTCGGGCGACGAATTCATTCCGGCCGCCAAGCTCGTCTTCTTCGCCCATATCCCGATCATGATCATCGAAGCCCTGGTGACGGGGGCGGCCGTGGTTCTCGCCCGACGCGTCAAGCCGGAGCTTTTCGCCACCTTCAATCGATCCGCCGCCGAGGAGGTCGCATTATGA